The following proteins are encoded in a genomic region of Opitutus sp.:
- a CDS encoding NADH-quinone oxidoreductase subunit M, producing MFSHLLLLSIAAPLLAAAVIASGIPVRFAKSVAVFGFSLPALIALHAWYRFPVGIGADYAYLTTYNTGLHDLGINLSLGLNGIALPLFVLAGLVGLAAGLYAIQSGAERLKTYLALLLVMQAGLMGVFASVDIFFFYFFHELALIPTFIMVGIWGGKDRGYAAMKMTIYLTAGAMLSLLGLIAIYVKSGAENFDLITLREAVLANGIAAGVQTYIFGLLMFGFGILVSLWPLHTWAPLGYGAAPSSAAMLHAGVLKKFGLYGLVQIAVPLLPSGAAHWVQPLAWLAVAGNILVIGFITIAQRDLKQMVGYSSVMHMGYAFLGVATLSSVGAGGVVLMMVAHGLSVALLFLLSTSIYHRTQTFDLNEMGGLAQKTPVLAAFFVTATMASIGLPGLANFWGELTIFVAAWTFSPLLTALAISGVIISAIYGLRAAAKVFFGQPTEALTKVLAAQPATDLRWSEKLPALILIAALFFIGFWPKSLSTPLNEALESVYPAKVVTAAVGQ from the coding sequence ATGTTCTCCCATCTTCTTCTGCTCTCCATCGCAGCGCCCCTGTTGGCGGCCGCGGTGATCGCTTCCGGAATTCCGGTGCGCTTCGCCAAGTCCGTCGCCGTCTTCGGCTTCTCGTTGCCCGCGCTGATCGCGTTGCACGCCTGGTACCGTTTTCCCGTCGGTATCGGTGCCGATTACGCCTACCTGACCACTTACAATACCGGCCTGCATGATCTCGGGATCAACCTCTCGCTCGGCCTTAATGGCATCGCGCTTCCGCTCTTCGTACTCGCCGGCCTGGTCGGCCTTGCCGCCGGTCTCTACGCCATTCAATCCGGGGCCGAGCGCCTCAAAACCTACCTGGCGCTGCTGCTGGTCATGCAGGCCGGCCTCATGGGTGTGTTCGCCAGCGTGGACATTTTCTTTTTCTATTTCTTCCACGAACTCGCGCTGATCCCGACGTTCATCATGGTCGGCATTTGGGGCGGTAAAGACCGCGGTTATGCGGCCATGAAGATGACCATCTACCTGACGGCTGGCGCGATGCTTTCACTGCTCGGCCTGATCGCCATCTACGTAAAAAGCGGTGCGGAGAACTTCGATCTCATCACCTTGCGTGAGGCTGTCTTGGCCAACGGTATAGCCGCCGGTGTGCAGACCTACATCTTTGGTCTGCTGATGTTCGGGTTCGGCATTCTGGTTTCGCTCTGGCCGCTGCACACCTGGGCGCCGCTCGGCTACGGAGCCGCCCCCAGTTCGGCTGCCATGTTGCACGCCGGCGTATTGAAAAAGTTCGGACTCTACGGCCTCGTCCAAATCGCCGTTCCGCTGCTTCCGAGCGGCGCCGCACACTGGGTGCAACCGCTGGCCTGGCTGGCCGTCGCCGGCAACATTTTGGTGATCGGCTTCATCACCATCGCCCAGCGCGACCTCAAGCAGATGGTCGGTTACAGCTCGGTCATGCACATGGGTTACGCGTTTCTCGGTGTCGCCACGCTCTCGTCGGTTGGTGCCGGCGGCGTCGTATTAATGATGGTCGCGCACGGCCTTTCGGTTGCGCTGCTGTTCCTGCTTTCGACCAGCATCTATCACCGCACCCAGACCTTTGATCTCAATGAAATGGGCGGCCTCGCACAGAAAACTCCGGTGCTCGCCGCGTTCTTTGTCACCGCCACCATGGCCAGCATCGGGCTTCCCGGCTTGGCCAACTTCTGGGGCGAACTCACGATCTTCGTTGCCGCGTGGACCTTCTCCCCGCTGCTCACCGCCTTGGCCATTTCCGGCGTGATTATTTCCGCGATCTACGGCCTGCGCGCCGCTGCCAAGGTGTTTTTCGGCCAGCCCACCGAGGCGCTCACCAAGGTGTTGGCCGCACAGCCCGCCACCGACCTGCGTTGGTCGGAAAAACTGCCGGCCCTCATCCTGATCGCCGCGCTGTTCTTCATCGGCTTCTGGCCCAAGTCACTGTCCACCCCGCTCAACGAAGCGCTTGAATCCGTCTATCCCGCCAAAGTCGTAACCGCGGCCGTCGGCCAATAA
- a CDS encoding integration host factor subunit beta, which translates to MPTNLSKREIVLEIYEKTGFPQKEVVETVQQTLDIIQNALAEGRNVELRNFGVFEVQRRKSRVGRNPNNPSATVVIPERAVVKFKFGKELKKLVKKIDLDTL; encoded by the coding sequence ATGCCGACCAACCTATCTAAGCGCGAAATCGTACTGGAAATTTACGAAAAAACGGGCTTCCCACAAAAGGAAGTGGTGGAGACCGTGCAGCAAACGCTCGACATCATTCAAAATGCACTCGCTGAGGGGCGTAATGTTGAACTGAGGAATTTCGGGGTTTTCGAAGTTCAGCGGCGCAAGTCCCGGGTAGGGCGTAACCCTAATAATCCATCGGCTACGGTCGTTATTCCTGAACGAGCTGTGGTAAAATTTAAGTTCGGCAAGGAACTTAAGAAGCTGGTGAAGAAGATCGATTTGGACACGCTTTAA
- a CDS encoding NADH-quinone oxidoreductase subunit N, with protein sequence MSPELIQAAADNRWAAIAPELSLGCLALFLLVLEIFLPKNRQSIIPTVAITGQIGLLLGFVWNLRYGPFVAYETFNGLLRHTQEGQFMRGFFMLTSILVCILGVIALAKQKLPKVEFFAITLVVSAAMMLLAQSNHFVLFFVALETVTVGFYILVSYFRTSPLSLEAGLKYLITGALSSAILLFGIVLLYGVAGNPTLPGSSSESMNFNALRVFLEANPDNFLASVGIVFVLAGVAFKIGAVPFQIWIPDVYQGAPTPVTAFLAVASKAAGFSVLLILTKNVFGSYQTLLVPVLSVMAIATILFGNLAALTQHNVKRLIGLSGVSHAGYLLIAVIASATQPLAAGAVYFYLFAYLLASFAVFGVMTHVAGANDADQDLDHYTGLAKTHPFLGAILAIGLGSLAGIPPLAGFMGKLFIFIAAFKAGLYTLLAVAIVGVVVSIYYYFGWIKAAYFSTWTAPLLEGETDTRPARTPVSLTAGMTLGLLAAATIVLGFYQGALGEWLLAR encoded by the coding sequence ATGTCACCCGAACTCATCCAGGCCGCTGCCGACAACCGCTGGGCGGCCATCGCCCCCGAGCTTTCGCTCGGCTGTCTCGCCTTGTTTCTCCTCGTGCTGGAGATCTTCCTGCCAAAAAACCGGCAGTCGATTATCCCAACCGTCGCCATCACCGGCCAGATTGGTCTGCTGCTCGGGTTTGTGTGGAATCTGCGCTACGGCCCGTTCGTGGCCTACGAGACATTTAACGGCCTGCTGCGCCACACGCAGGAGGGCCAGTTCATGCGCGGCTTCTTTATGCTCACCTCCATTCTGGTGTGCATCCTCGGCGTCATCGCCCTGGCCAAGCAGAAGCTGCCCAAGGTCGAGTTCTTTGCGATCACCTTGGTTGTATCCGCCGCGATGATGCTGCTCGCCCAGAGCAACCACTTTGTCCTGTTCTTCGTCGCCCTCGAAACTGTCACCGTCGGTTTCTACATCCTCGTCAGTTATTTCCGCACCAGCCCGCTCTCGCTGGAGGCCGGCCTCAAATACCTGATCACCGGCGCGCTCAGTTCCGCCATTTTGTTGTTCGGCATCGTGCTGCTTTACGGCGTGGCCGGCAACCCGACGCTCCCCGGCTCGTCGAGCGAGTCGATGAACTTCAACGCCCTGCGCGTGTTCCTTGAGGCCAATCCCGATAACTTCCTCGCCAGCGTGGGCATCGTCTTCGTGCTCGCCGGCGTCGCGTTCAAGATTGGTGCGGTTCCGTTCCAGATCTGGATCCCTGACGTTTACCAAGGTGCGCCGACCCCCGTCACCGCATTCCTTGCCGTTGCCTCCAAGGCCGCCGGTTTCTCGGTTCTGCTGATCCTCACCAAGAACGTATTCGGCTCTTATCAAACTCTGCTCGTGCCGGTACTCTCCGTCATGGCCATCGCCACGATTCTCTTTGGTAACTTGGCGGCTCTCACCCAGCACAACGTTAAGCGCCTCATCGGCCTGTCTGGCGTTTCCCATGCCGGCTACCTGCTGATCGCCGTGATCGCCTCCGCCACCCAGCCGTTGGCGGCCGGTGCGGTTTATTTCTATCTCTTCGCCTACCTCTTGGCCTCGTTCGCTGTGTTTGGCGTGATGACCCATGTGGCTGGCGCCAACGACGCCGACCAAGACCTCGATCACTACACCGGTCTGGCCAAAACCCACCCGTTCCTCGGTGCGATCCTTGCGATTGGTTTGGGCTCGCTAGCCGGTATCCCCCCGCTGGCTGGTTTCATGGGTAAACTCTTCATCTTCATCGCCGCGTTCAAGGCCGGCCTCTACACCCTGCTGGCTGTCGCCATCGTCGGCGTGGTGGTTTCGATTTACTACTACTTCGGCTGGATCAAAGCGGCCTACTTCTCGACTTGGACTGCACCGCTGTTGGAAGGCGAAACCGACACCCGCCCCGCCCGCACCCCGGTGAGCCTTACCGCCGGCATGACCCTCGGTTTACTGGCCGCCGCCACCATCGTTCTGGGTTTCTACCAAGGGGCCTTGGGCGAGTGGTTGTTGGCGAGGTAA
- the ltrA gene encoding group II intron reverse transcriptase/maturase: protein MSSVTETTDESSRYLNGEACKDRKRQSRKDVGPKSLISDQHVGGVSGGGGVGKVVRLSGETCGGGASCDASTTGTSAAKPRKAGRAVAGVGDLHSSDDLADIKTAGERREGTCSHASQSGKGPDDGWGDELWIKTSPKVRKLQRVLYRKAKAEPHWRFYSLYGELYRQDILSDALDQVIANDGVPGVDGFEVETLAKNEAYRAAWLLALAEEMRTKTYRPSPVLRVYIWKDQARTKRRALGIPTVKDRVVQSAAVIVLQPILEADFHDHSYAYRPKRRTHQAMDKVKEAMLSGKVEVVDADLSSYFDMIPHRELLQLVAKRVSDGSVLRLIKTWLRAPIVEEDRDTGCRKVSANRCGTPQGGVISPLLANLYLNDLDHAVNEKCEQKPTMVRYADDLLILCKPGQGAGLQTRLKRWLEARKLKLNEEKTRLVDTRKEGFEFLGFSVAWRQGMKSKRRYPHVEPSAKSLAKLRDKVRMELDVRTRNQPAVAVVRKVNQITRGWATAFHYGNSTHVFSNQQVFVRNRLRRWLWRKYSRTHGLFEFFTDDRLHGQYKLWHWPLTAAWKQ from the coding sequence ATGAGCTCCGTTACCGAAACAACCGACGAGTCCAGCCGCTACCTGAACGGTGAAGCCTGCAAGGATCGGAAAAGGCAGTCTCGCAAAGACGTAGGACCTAAATCGTTGATTTCCGATCAACACGTCGGCGGAGTCAGCGGGGGCGGCGGGGTGGGAAAGGTCGTTAGGTTAAGTGGTGAGACCTGCGGCGGTGGGGCGTCTTGCGATGCCTCAACCACCGGCACAAGCGCGGCAAAACCTCGTAAGGCCGGACGGGCCGTGGCAGGAGTCGGAGACCTCCATAGTAGTGATGATCTAGCGGACATTAAAACCGCCGGGGAGCGAAGGGAGGGCACTTGTTCCCACGCATCACAGAGCGGCAAAGGACCCGACGATGGCTGGGGTGATGAACTCTGGATAAAAACGTCACCGAAGGTTCGGAAGCTGCAACGTGTGCTATATCGGAAAGCAAAAGCGGAGCCGCATTGGCGGTTCTATAGTTTGTATGGAGAGCTGTATCGGCAGGACATTCTGTCGGATGCGCTCGATCAGGTGATCGCCAATGACGGCGTGCCGGGAGTGGACGGGTTCGAGGTGGAAACGCTCGCAAAGAACGAAGCCTATCGGGCGGCATGGCTGCTTGCGCTGGCGGAGGAAATGCGAACGAAAACCTACCGACCCAGTCCGGTCCTGCGCGTCTATATATGGAAGGATCAGGCCAGGACCAAACGTCGTGCGCTGGGCATCCCTACGGTGAAAGACCGGGTGGTGCAAAGCGCGGCGGTGATCGTGTTGCAGCCAATCCTAGAGGCGGACTTCCATGACCATTCCTACGCCTACCGGCCGAAACGTCGGACCCATCAGGCGATGGATAAGGTCAAGGAAGCCATGCTGAGCGGAAAGGTGGAGGTGGTGGACGCGGATTTATCGAGCTACTTCGATATGATCCCGCACCGCGAACTCCTGCAATTGGTGGCCAAACGGGTGAGCGATGGGAGCGTGTTGCGTTTAATAAAAACGTGGCTGCGCGCACCCATCGTGGAAGAGGACCGGGACACGGGGTGCCGCAAGGTGAGCGCGAACCGGTGTGGCACGCCACAAGGCGGAGTTATATCGCCTCTGCTGGCGAACCTCTACCTCAACGACCTCGATCATGCGGTGAATGAGAAGTGCGAACAAAAGCCGACGATGGTGCGTTACGCCGACGACCTCCTGATCCTGTGCAAACCGGGTCAAGGGGCGGGGCTGCAAACGCGACTGAAACGGTGGCTGGAGGCACGTAAGTTAAAGCTCAACGAAGAGAAAACCCGACTGGTGGATACACGAAAGGAAGGCTTTGAGTTCCTCGGTTTTTCCGTCGCATGGCGGCAAGGCATGAAGAGCAAACGAAGGTATCCGCACGTGGAACCCAGTGCGAAAAGTCTGGCCAAGTTACGCGACAAAGTGCGGATGGAGCTAGATGTGCGAACGCGCAACCAACCGGCGGTGGCGGTGGTCCGCAAGGTCAACCAAATCACTCGCGGTTGGGCGACGGCGTTTCATTACGGCAACAGCACGCACGTGTTTAGTAACCAGCAGGTCTTTGTTCGTAACCGGCTACGCCGATGGCTGTGGCGAAAGTATAGCCGCACCCACGGACTCTTCGAGTTCTTCACCGACGACCGTTTGCATGGTCAATACAAACTATGGCACTGGCCGCTTACGGCGGCTTGGAAGCAATGA
- a CDS encoding ammonia-forming cytochrome c nitrite reductase subunit c552, translating into MTTKKTIILGFAVCTVIGTGIALLLQNINHRQFEAEQTHFKVVELNETISDPAVWGANFPRQYDTYRRTVDMVRTKFGGSEADPAAPGFTTSKIEADPRMKTMWNGYAFAVDFREERGHAYMLQDQIDTKRQQVVKQPGACLHCHASTTVPYRQAGIDAGAPGELKEPLLSAHGLEQLNKGFVELCAQPYSEAVKKVAHPVSCIDCHDPSNSMLRITKPGLLNGLKALAESPEPLPHLPSLERWRKGDKAKPYDPNIDASRQEMRTLVCAQCHVEYYFKGEGKLLTYPWQKGLKADSIIEYYDQPQFKDNNPFKDWTHKDTGAPMLKAQHPEFELWSQGTHARAGVSCADCHMPYVRDGAVKVSSHHVRSPMLDVARACQTCHRTDEESLRQRVATIQDRTDKLMSRGLNGLSDLITDLKKARADGLTDAQLDPVRQYQRQASWRIDFVGAENSTGFHAPQESARLLGEACDLARMGQVQLLRVRQGETAVLPAASNPPAPNAAQAPGTPNAAVK; encoded by the coding sequence ATGACCACCAAAAAAACCATTATCCTCGGCTTCGCGGTCTGCACCGTGATCGGCACGGGGATCGCCTTGCTGTTGCAAAACATCAACCACCGCCAGTTCGAGGCTGAGCAGACCCATTTTAAGGTCGTGGAATTAAACGAGACCATCAGCGACCCAGCGGTATGGGGCGCCAATTTCCCCCGCCAGTACGACACCTACCGGCGTACCGTGGACATGGTCCGCACCAAGTTTGGCGGTTCCGAGGCCGACCCCGCCGCCCCCGGTTTCACGACCAGTAAGATCGAGGCCGATCCTCGCATGAAAACCATGTGGAACGGCTACGCCTTCGCCGTCGATTTCCGCGAGGAGCGCGGTCACGCCTACATGCTCCAGGACCAAATCGACACCAAGCGCCAGCAGGTGGTCAAGCAACCCGGCGCCTGCCTGCATTGCCACGCCTCGACCACCGTTCCCTACCGCCAAGCGGGCATCGACGCCGGAGCTCCCGGTGAACTCAAGGAGCCGCTACTCTCCGCCCACGGTCTGGAACAGCTCAACAAGGGCTTCGTCGAACTGTGCGCCCAGCCCTATTCGGAGGCGGTGAAAAAGGTGGCGCATCCGGTGTCCTGCATCGACTGCCATGACCCGTCCAATTCCATGCTGCGCATCACCAAGCCGGGCCTGCTCAACGGCCTTAAGGCGCTCGCCGAAAGCCCCGAGCCGCTGCCGCACCTGCCCAGCTTGGAGCGCTGGCGCAAAGGCGACAAAGCCAAGCCCTACGACCCCAACATCGACGCCTCGCGCCAGGAGATGCGCACCTTGGTCTGCGCCCAGTGCCACGTGGAGTACTACTTCAAGGGCGAGGGGAAACTGCTCACTTACCCGTGGCAAAAGGGCCTGAAGGCCGACTCCATTATCGAGTACTACGACCAGCCTCAGTTTAAGGACAACAACCCGTTCAAGGACTGGACGCACAAGGACACCGGCGCGCCCATGCTCAAGGCCCAGCACCCCGAATTCGAATTGTGGAGCCAGGGCACCCATGCCCGCGCCGGGGTTTCCTGCGCCGACTGTCACATGCCCTACGTTCGCGACGGCGCGGTTAAGGTCAGCAGCCACCACGTGCGCAGCCCCATGCTCGACGTGGCCCGCGCCTGCCAAACCTGCCATCGCACCGACGAGGAATCGCTGCGCCAGCGCGTCGCCACCATTCAGGATCGCACCGACAAGCTCATGAGCCGCGGCCTCAACGGGCTCAGCGACTTGATAACCGACCTCAAAAAAGCCCGCGCCGATGGGTTGACCGACGCCCAACTCGATCCCGTGCGCCAGTATCAGCGGCAGGCGTCCTGGCGTATCGATTTTGTGGGGGCGGAGAACTCCACGGGTTTCCATGCGCCGCAAGAGTCGGCCCGGCTACTGGGGGAGGCGTGTGATCTGGCGCGCATGGGGCAGGTGCAACTGCTGCGCGTTCGCCAAGGTGAAACCGCGGTGCTGCCCGCCGCCAGTAACCCGCCGGCCCCGAATGCTGCGCAGGCCCCGGGCACCCCGAATGCCGCCGTAAAGTAA
- the nuoK gene encoding NADH-quinone oxidoreductase subunit NuoK, translating into MNVGINEYLYLSAVLFAIGFFGVLLRKNTLVIYMCLELMLVASTVALVAFSHFNRTMDGNVFVFFILTVAAAEVAVGLAIIVALFRRRQTIQVEELNALKN; encoded by the coding sequence ATGAACGTAGGAATTAACGAATATCTTTATCTGAGCGCTGTGCTCTTCGCCATCGGCTTCTTTGGCGTCTTGCTGCGCAAGAACACGCTCGTGATCTACATGTGCTTGGAGCTCATGCTGGTCGCCTCGACCGTCGCGCTCGTCGCGTTCTCGCACTTCAACCGCACCATGGACGGCAACGTCTTTGTGTTTTTTATCCTCACCGTCGCCGCTGCCGAGGTGGCAGTCGGTCTTGCCATCATTGTGGCTCTCTTCCGCCGTCGCCAGACCATCCAGGTCGAAGAGCTCAACGCGCTGAAAAACTAA
- the nrfH gene encoding cytochrome c nitrite reductase small subunit: MKPAVPRPPANANFRRLVLVAACLAGVLVGMAAFTFHTAKGTSYLSNDPKACVNCHVMRDQYDSWQKSSHHAVATCNDCHVPHSFIPKWLAKAEHGWKHSSAFTTMNFHEPIEVKPKSFRDLQDNCMSCHGEITTEIADHKTLSDKDPLNCLRCHSNVGHSARGPF; the protein is encoded by the coding sequence ATGAAGCCGGCCGTTCCCCGCCCCCCCGCTAACGCCAATTTCCGCCGCCTCGTCCTCGTTGCCGCGTGTCTGGCCGGCGTATTGGTCGGCATGGCCGCCTTCACCTTTCATACCGCCAAGGGCACCTCCTACCTCTCCAATGACCCCAAGGCCTGTGTGAACTGCCATGTGATGCGTGACCAGTACGACTCCTGGCAAAAGAGCAGCCACCACGCGGTCGCCACCTGCAATGACTGCCATGTGCCCCATTCCTTTATCCCCAAGTGGCTGGCCAAGGCCGAACACGGCTGGAAGCACTCCTCTGCTTTCACCACCATGAATTTCCATGAGCCCATCGAGGTGAAACCGAAGAGTTTTAGGGATTTGCAGGACAACTGCATGAGCTGCCACGGCGAGATCACCACGGAAATCGCCGACCACAAAACCCTCAGCGACAAGGACCCGCTCAACTGCTTGCGCTGTCACAGTAACGTCGGCCACAGCGCCCGCGGCCCGTTTTAA
- a CDS encoding ATP-binding protein produces the protein MIARRRLTAQLECSVAESRITAILGPRQCGKTTLARAFYTQEQTAGRAVAWFDCENPRDVSRLVNPLLTLESLTGIIIIDEFQRLPQLAEILRVLSDRIPLPAKFIVLGSASPEIIRSSSESLAGRVRFLDMPGLTLEEVGISAVPNLWVRGGFPESYLATRETASLQWRENFIRTFLERDVPQLGYRMPAERLRRFWSMCAHYHGQTWNGSAIASSMGMSSMMMGDYLDLLTGAFVMRRLPAWHGNLGKRLVKSPKAYVRDSGLVHSLLGIPDLAALQGHPKLGASWEGFALEQILAYTGDRHAYFWGTHGGAEVDLVLESKGKLWGVEFKYADAPRLTPSMRSAMTDLELERLWVVHPGTDTYPLAERVDALGIGNLSTLISAVA, from the coding sequence ATGATAGCCCGTCGCCGGCTCACCGCCCAACTGGAATGCAGCGTAGCCGAGAGCCGAATCACCGCGATTTTAGGCCCTCGCCAATGTGGTAAAACCACTTTGGCCCGAGCTTTTTACACTCAAGAACAAACCGCCGGACGTGCGGTGGCATGGTTTGATTGCGAAAATCCTCGTGATGTCTCCCGCTTGGTCAACCCGCTGCTCACGCTCGAATCCCTCACTGGCATAATCATCATCGACGAGTTTCAACGCCTACCCCAACTGGCCGAAATCCTGAGGGTTTTGAGCGACCGCATCCCCCTGCCGGCCAAGTTTATTGTGTTGGGCAGCGCCTCGCCGGAGATCATCCGCAGTTCCTCCGAGTCTCTGGCCGGTCGGGTACGATTCCTTGATATGCCCGGACTCACCTTGGAGGAAGTCGGGATCTCTGCCGTTCCAAATTTATGGGTACGAGGTGGATTTCCCGAGTCCTATTTGGCCACCCGTGAAACCGCTTCGTTACAGTGGCGGGAAAATTTCATCCGCACCTTTTTGGAGCGTGATGTGCCCCAACTCGGTTATCGTATGCCTGCAGAGCGGTTACGCCGCTTTTGGTCGATGTGCGCCCATTACCACGGACAGACTTGGAATGGATCGGCTATCGCCAGCTCTATGGGCATGTCCTCCATGATGATGGGTGATTATCTCGACCTCCTCACAGGTGCTTTTGTCATGCGCCGACTGCCTGCGTGGCACGGCAACCTAGGCAAACGCCTGGTTAAATCGCCCAAAGCCTACGTGCGTGACAGCGGCCTGGTTCATTCCCTCCTTGGCATTCCCGATCTGGCCGCCCTGCAAGGTCACCCCAAACTCGGGGCCTCGTGGGAAGGTTTTGCCTTGGAGCAAATTCTGGCGTACACCGGTGATCGGCATGCGTATTTTTGGGGAACTCATGGCGGAGCCGAAGTCGACCTCGTCCTTGAATCCAAGGGGAAGCTGTGGGGAGTAGAATTTAAATACGCGGACGCCCCGCGCCTGACGCCCTCAATGCGCAGCGCCATGACCGACTTGGAATTGGAACGCCTCTGGGTCGTCCACCCAGGAACCGACACCTACCCCCTCGCCGAGCGCGTCGATGCATTGGGGATCGGTAATCTTTCAACCCTTATCAGTGCTGTTGCATGA
- the nuoL gene encoding NADH-quinone oxidoreductase subunit L: protein MTPLASAAVIALFLRRQGSIASLVSTFTAALIAAGGLSLAYTGARFTDSADWLTLGNFTLSLGIKFDDLSALMISIVGVVGLCVHVFSLGYMHDDAAKARYFGGLSIFMFSMLGIVLADNLFMIFIFWELVGFSSYVLINHYHEKQSAADASKKAFIANRVGDFGFLLGIIACYYAFGTVNLSDIAAATVSISGVNTNVIALLLFCGAVGKSAQVPLHVWLPDAMEGPTPVSALIHAATMVAAGIFMLCRLEPLFAISPLALEVVTWIGAGTALYAALCAITQSDIKKVLAYSTLSQLGYMVAAFGLGRLNIGHDGLPTSAPLLAGAAAAMFHLTTHAFFKALMFLGSGSVIHGCHHEQDIFKMGGLSKKMPLTFVTFTLGVAAIAGLPFLSGFYSKDAILHLAELNNFPVFVILFITAILTSFYMVRMWKLVFLGTARSEHAAHAHEGGISMTLPLVVLAVLAVVAGYTHGPLSIYGHAFDGVWSQIPHAEGPGVLVMSLTILLVGAGSAFAFYKPGSVDTLQTKAPAVFGFLVVLKASFDGAYNWYVAKVQQRFAMLLDFLERIFLSGLIVRGLSGVVGLVGIGARALHVGSLHAYVYWFLAGAAVLWAFAGGWLN from the coding sequence CTGACGCCGCTGGCTTCGGCCGCCGTGATCGCGCTGTTCCTGCGTCGTCAGGGCTCCATCGCCTCGCTGGTGTCGACGTTCACCGCCGCGCTTATTGCGGCGGGCGGCCTATCGCTGGCTTACACTGGCGCGCGTTTCACTGACTCGGCCGACTGGCTGACGTTGGGCAACTTCACGCTGTCGCTCGGCATCAAGTTCGACGATCTCTCCGCGCTGATGATCTCCATCGTCGGTGTAGTCGGCCTGTGCGTCCATGTGTTCTCGCTCGGTTACATGCATGATGACGCGGCCAAGGCCCGCTACTTCGGCGGCCTTTCGATCTTCATGTTCTCGATGCTCGGTATCGTGCTAGCGGACAATTTGTTCATGATTTTCATCTTCTGGGAGTTGGTGGGTTTCAGCTCCTACGTGCTGATCAACCACTATCACGAGAAGCAGTCCGCCGCCGACGCGTCCAAGAAGGCGTTCATCGCCAATCGCGTGGGCGACTTCGGTTTCCTGCTGGGTATCATCGCCTGCTACTATGCCTTCGGCACGGTTAACCTCTCCGACATCGCCGCCGCCACGGTTTCGATCTCCGGGGTGAATACCAATGTCATCGCGCTGCTCCTGTTCTGCGGCGCGGTCGGTAAATCCGCACAGGTTCCGCTTCACGTCTGGTTGCCCGACGCGATGGAAGGCCCGACGCCCGTGTCGGCCCTGATCCACGCCGCCACGATGGTGGCCGCGGGTATCTTTATGCTCTGCCGCCTTGAGCCGCTCTTCGCGATTTCGCCGCTGGCTCTCGAGGTCGTCACCTGGATTGGTGCCGGCACTGCGCTCTACGCCGCTCTCTGCGCCATCACCCAAAGCGACATCAAAAAGGTGTTGGCTTACTCGACGCTTTCCCAGCTCGGCTACATGGTCGCCGCTTTCGGCTTGGGCCGCCTGAACATCGGCCACGATGGCCTGCCCACCTCGGCGCCGCTCCTCGCTGGCGCCGCCGCTGCGATGTTCCACCTCACCACGCACGCCTTCTTCAAGGCGCTGATGTTCCTTGGTTCGGGCTCCGTCATCCACGGCTGCCACCACGAGCAGGACATCTTCAAAATGGGTGGTCTCTCGAAGAAGATGCCGCTGACCTTTGTCACCTTCACGCTGGGCGTCGCCGCCATTGCCGGCCTGCCGTTCCTCTCCGGATTTTATTCCAAGGACGCCATCCTTCATCTCGCCGAGCTGAATAACTTCCCAGTCTTCGTGATCCTGTTCATCACGGCGATCCTGACCTCCTTTTACATGGTGCGCATGTGGAAGCTGGTGTTTCTGGGGACCGCCCGTAGCGAGCACGCCGCCCACGCTCACGAGGGCGGCATCAGCATGACCTTGCCCCTGGTGGTTCTCGCCGTGCTGGCGGTGGTGGCAGGTTACACCCACGGTCCCCTCAGCATTTATGGTCACGCTTTCGACGGCGTGTGGTCGCAGATTCCTCATGCCGAGGGCCCTGGCGTGTTGGTGATGAGCTTGACCATCCTCTTGGTCGGCGCGGGTTCAGCCTTCGCCTTCTACAAGCCGGGCAGCGTCGACACGCTGCAAACCAAGGCTCCCGCAGTCTTCGGTTTCTTGGTCGTCCTCAAGGCGTCCTTCGACGGTGCCTACAACTGGTATGTCGCCAAGGTTCAGCAGCGCTTCGCCATGCTGCTCGATTTCCTTGAGCGCATTTTCCTCTCCGGCCTGATCGTCCGCGGGCTCTCGGGAGTCGTCGGCTTGGTGGGCATCGGAGCCCGCGCTCTCCATGTCGGCAGCCTGCACGCCTACGTTTATTGGTTCCTAGCGGGTGCGGCCGTCCTTTGGGCCTTCGCTGGTGGTTGGCTTAACTAA